CTGGACTCGGTCACTGATCTGGTCGAGTGCGGCCAACAACTGGGCTGTGAGTGTTTCCTCGCGTACGGCAATTCGTGCCCAATTGTGGCCAAGGCCGGGGAATGTATCCGCGCGGCGTACCGCAATTCCCCTGCTGCGGAGTGCATCACGAACTCCGCATCCGAGGCGGGCGAGAACGAACGGGGCGCAGCCGTCGACGACGGCAATGTTGCGCCGGCCGAGCTCTTCGACGAGCAGTGTTCGCCAATCACGCAGCTTGCGTGCTCGGTGTTCGCTTTCGGTTCGTGCCCGCTGGTCCGAGCACGCAATCATGGCGGCCACCGCCGGGGTGGAGACCGACCAGTGCACCTGGCGCTGTGCTGCCTGAGCCACCAGTGCTGGATCGCCGAGCAGGTAACCGGCCCGGATACCCGGGATCGACCAGTGTTTGGTCAAGCTGCGGATGACCAGCAGCCCCGAATGCCGTTGACTCGACAGTGACTCGGGTTCCCCGGGCACAGCATCGAGGAACGCTTCGTCGACGAGGACGACCCGGCCGGGGCGCAGCAATTGCAGGATCGTCGCGGCCGGGTGCAAGACGCCAGTTGGATTGGTGGGATTACCGATCACGACGAGATCGGCATCCTCGGGGATGTCCTCTGGATGCAACGCGAACCCGTCGTCGGCATGACACAGCACCGTCGTGACGTGGTGTCCGGCGTTGGTCAGTGCGGCGTGAGGGCCGGTGAACTGAGGATGGACGATGACGGGGCGCCGCCACTGTCGCAGAGCGGCGACCAGTGCGAATGCTTCCGAGCCGCCGGCGGTGGGCAGCACATCTTCGATCGGACGGCTATGTCGGGCCGCCAGAGCGCTCCGTGCGGCGGTCACGTCGGGGTAGCTGGTTGCTCCGTCAACCGCGTGGTGCAGCTCGGCGTTGAGCCAGTCTGGCCGAGGCTCGGCGTAGACGTTGACTGCGAAGTCGAGCAGTCCCGGTCCGGTCTCTGCATCCCCATGGTGGCTCAGCGGATCGGGCTGCCGCGCGTAGCGGTGCACCGCATCGGCGAACCGCTGGGCCAGTGATGGATGGCCCGCCCAATGCACGTGGAGGTATGAGGCGTGCAAGGTGGAATGCGCGTAACCGTCGGGGCCGGTGGGCAAGGTCCATGCCGCGGTGCACTCGCTGCCCGGCTCGGGACTGTCCGGGGTTACGCGGGTGCGGTGGAATTCATGGCCACGGACCCGCTCGCCGGTGCGAGCCAGCAGGTTGTCAGCGGATGCGACCGCAGTCCGGTAGCCAAGAGCGAGCCGTGGTGTCATCGCAGCAGCCGCTGAGATCACCCCGACCGCCGGGGCGGCGTCGAGGGTCCGGCACAGGTAGGCGAATCCGGCGCATTCGGCCACGGTCGGCACCCCCGCAGCGACCGCGGACCGAAGGTCGTCGAGGAGGGAGGTGTTGGCGGCCAGGTCGGCGACGTGCATCTCGGGGAAACCGCCTCCGAGGTAGATCCCGGCGGTTCCAGCGGGCAGGCTGGAGTCGGTGAGGGGATCGAATTCGACCACGGTACATCCCGCGGCGAGCAGAAGATCGTCGGTTTCGGCGTAG
This region of Mycolicibacterium goodii genomic DNA includes:
- a CDS encoding cobyrinate a,c-diamide synthase, with protein sequence MTKLPRVVIAAPASGHGKTTVATGLMAALAARGLEVSGHKVGPDYIDPGYHSLATGRPGRNLDPYLVGSQRIVPLLRHGAAGADIAVIEGVMGLFDGRLGAAGEASTAHVATLTASPVILVVDVSHASRTHAAVVAGLAGFDPEVRICGVILNKCRTDRHADEVQEGLMRTGIPILGRIPREAGVETPSRHLGLIPAAERAESVTTLARMAAMIESHVDLDAILEIARSATLLTDPAWDPTNEVSPPSPDRPIVAVAGGRAFTFRYAETDDLLLAAGCTVVEFDPLTDSSLPAGTAGIYLGGGFPEMHVADLAANTSLLDDLRSAVAAGVPTVAECAGFAYLCRTLDAAPAVGVISAAAAMTPRLALGYRTAVASADNLLARTGERVRGHEFHRTRVTPDSPEPGSECTAAWTLPTGPDGYAHSTLHASYLHVHWAGHPSLAQRFADAVHRYARQPDPLSHHGDAETGPGLLDFAVNVYAEPRPDWLNAELHHAVDGATSYPDVTAARSALAARHSRPIEDVLPTAGGSEAFALVAALRQWRRPVIVHPQFTGPHAALTNAGHHVTTVLCHADDGFALHPEDIPEDADLVVIGNPTNPTGVLHPAATILQLLRPGRVVLVDEAFLDAVPGEPESLSSQRHSGLLVIRSLTKHWSIPGIRAGYLLGDPALVAQAAQRQVHWSVSTPAVAAMIACSDQRARTESEHRARKLRDWRTLLVEELGRRNIAVVDGCAPFVLARLGCGVRDALRSRGIAVRRADTFPGLGHNWARIAVREETLTAQLLAALDQISDRVQVSEWGPRGADVTTCTRPIGDTGRSR